The Plasmodium vinckei vinckei genome assembly, chromosome: PVVCY_06 genome contains a region encoding:
- a CDS encoding mitochondrial ACP precursor, putative translates to MRNNILRKFITNNKNVKSCNVLKRGYFVSILSNNGMKYNYNNLYNINNYFIRGHGQNNIKYFSTENEELSSYTKEQIEEKVLNVLKKYISPDAEINYNEDLEKNKTKDDRAWDFLDTVEFLIDIESEFNITIPDETADGIKTVQEVIDYLVKLNIKKT, encoded by the exons ATgagaaataatattttaagaaagtttattacaaataataaaaatgtaaaaagtTGTAATGTATTAAAAAGAGGATATTTTGTCAGTATTCTCTCAAATAATGgaatgaaatataattataacaacttatataatattaataattattttataaggGGGCACGgccaaaataatattaaatactTTTCAACAGAAAACGAAGAATTAAGTTCATATACTAAGGAACAGATTGAAGAAAAAGTTTTGAATgttctaaaaaaatacatatcaCCTGATGCggaaattaattataatgaagatttagagaaaaataaaaccaaAGATGATAGAGCATGGGATTTTTTAGATACCGTGGAATTTTTAATAgat ATTGAATCTGAGTTCAACATCACAATACCAGATGAAACGGCTGACGGTATAAAAACAGTACAAGAAGTAATAGATTATTTggttaaattaaatattaagaaGACCTAA
- a CDS encoding amino acid transporter, putative: MVINQDTGVTGNIFSNTLNTEYQKLEETEDQPSPNIGILRENKGNNGLYTNNNNYNKNDRNKAYIENIRLKQSKYFGDKTIGKKYSYIYLINQIFGSGIVSIPYIFKHSGWLPCLVINIIICLLTIFNTLLLLRSMTMIPNNIHFNKRYEYISTMCYFLGKNNIFFMFMQICYYGSILVSNIISIVIVSHAVDYILVNMFGYTVGVIIYPEFQISTITDINKIYYSNNYVLCITIGYVINAIISIYFSQSNLEDNMKVQLLSFVFLMVTIFQIIFLSVIKIYKYNNVHTSLSNDAMGKYSDIKYPTVFGDFNFKQLLSSYIASYSAITVIPCWANEMKPDVKIIKTVWISNFFCCFIYYIFGYVLYTAYPHINNENILYGILKNPSVNTSMKVSIYLFDLLTIAPGIYVYCIATRYNLVNSNICSEKVAFLFGTIFPFLISWWFTSRAIFESIFTWSSLIFSYACNYITPSIIYLIACKNIPYSQKNPLHYIHVLYDPNEYKQKNFALYNMFSPKKHSKEKEDIISNTNPTILNEKNDSQNCDPNPLKIEDDNHISSQNKIFNNATKNSGNKTYKNLHFEENEGIFNTEGISKLKEDKTKEIESKTIINNDSNNVISSKKGKPKIHFESLNQINNMEEQDSDNYYVKIKPTRGKDITYLVRDGQESQQQLNEDNNKVTSLNDNYKILENNVETTYGDFQNGYRELKDTFEESENEGEKFKSPEGIRNSYKDNNNYYRKKSDKDLKKKNKVNISHEYCNKSENKLSKFELRKYNSLFNIKGNNINKNNSKKTNQHQIHNIRKSRKHKTVIGFEKKHNKTLIKNNDGNNNYYEDSNISENDMLINKNIADLSKDIYNDAKIIKKNYERNKYLIRYSDIFDSFLNLKFILENGTQRNSVYSDYNLDVADKNGSSKNYDMNNLINSYNTNNSSYSNSCKPFLTNEKLPNIFDKDIQRNDHSGHEEEYKISDKNLETEKQPDVKIALSKNQINDIVCSIGANEDEEKELSKKREGEGIRKLDIYTNTDMCKNILINDSLSDKEQIKKILEDIEKQKSNDEYKRTIKNIKDEFCMFINEINNKKKLTWAFDGNKTNTNLLINKKNINVSNAYKYLYSNDNENYFYKKSESETYSYKINLDKNKEYLDNVINKQRSVSYLNTDSYHNKLLRYQTNDNISNKSMKTQGSNNYKKFQSLSLSSGQNRLNNFLPQSEEENKSESPNIYIGNQINDPINENVDDSTNIGPQILITEDCNKDKICQIKNNVVTDHEKPKELTNDLQLDKDKDAIMHFLNSYNKKNKIYKDINTLYVPDNVYHVIPKINRSTEQNIFDDSINNIFNYYKYNFLLSFSEHNDYNNITKSGSIKYPNISSKYFSQNGINIEHTSLKEVCINDTEKEDPLYSISQNEKNIYLNKFPNNEKREPLLNCYKKEKEDSNLPKINLICSEKPLFGYEDAYQIDDYVNGKINENIIHVYPIRYLRIKHVKTTEVLLFIAILLLVISILYNFIA; encoded by the coding sequence ATGGTTATAAATCAAGATACAGGTGTTActggaaatatatttagtaACACACTGAATACAGAATATCAAAAACTTGAAGAGACCGAAGATCAGCCATCACCAAATATAGGCATACTAAGAGAAAATAAGGGTAATAATGgattatatacaaataacaataactataacaaaaatgatAGGAATAAGGcatatattgaaaatatcaGATTGAAACAATCTAAATATTTTGGAGATAAGACGAtagggaaaaaatatagttatatttatttaataaatcaaatatttGGATCTGGAATTGTATCTAtaccatatatatttaaacatTCTGGTTGGTTACCATGTCtagttataaatattataatatgccttttaacaatttttaacaCATTATTACTTTTACGATCTATGACAATGATACCAAATAATAtccattttaataaaagatatgaatatatttcaacTATGTGCTATTTTTTAggaaaaaacaatatattttttatgtttatgcAGATATGCTATTATGGTAGTATATTAGTGAGCAATATAATTTCGATAGTTATAGTATCCCATGCAGTAGATTATATTTTAGTAAATATGTTTGGCTATACTGTTGGAGTGATTATATATCCAGAGTTTCAGATTAGCACAATTACagatataaacaaaatatattatagcaATAATTATGTATTGTGTATAACTATAGGATATGTAATAAACGCTATTATATCAATCTATTTTTCTCAATCAAATTTAGAAGATAATATGAAAGTACAACTACTATcctttgtatttttaatggttacaatttttcaaatcatttttctaagtgttataaaaatatataaatataataatgtcCACACAAGCTTGTCAAATGATGCCATGGGAAAATATTCAGATATTAAATATCCAACTGTATTTGgtgattttaattttaagcAACTTTTATCTTCCTATATAGCATCTTATTCTGCTATAACAGTAATACCATGTTGGGCAAATGAAATGAAACCTgatgtaaaaattataaaaaccGTATGGATTTCaaactttttttgttgttttatttattatatatttggatATGTATTGTATACCGCTTACCCtcatattaataatgaaaatatattgtatggcatattaaaaaatccaTCAGTAAATACTTCAATGAAAGtttctatttatttatttgatttattaaCTATTGCTCCCGgaatttatgtatattgtATTGCAACAAGATATAATTTAGTTAACAGTAATATATGTTCAGAAAAGGTTGCCTTCCTTTTTGGTactatttttccatttcttATATCATGGTGGTTTACTTCTCGTGCTATTTTTGAAAGCATTTTTACATGGTCaagtttaattttttcatacgCATGTAATTACATTACACcatcaattatatatttgatagCTTGCAAAAATATTCCTTATTCTCAAAAAAATCCGcttcattatattcatgTTTTATACGACccaaatgaatataaacaaaaaaatttcgCGTTATACAACATGTTTTCCCCAAAAAAACATTCcaaagaaaaagaagacATAATTTCAAATACAAACCCTACGATtcttaatgaaaaaaatgatagcCAAAATTGTGATCCAAATCCATTGAAAATAGAAGATGATAATCATATTAGTagtcaaaataaaatttttaataatgctACTAAAAATTCTggtaataaaacatataaaaatctGCACtttgaagaaaatgaaggCATATTCAATACCGAGGGAATCTCCAAATTAAAGGAAgataaaacaaaagaaaTTGAAAGTAAAACTATTATTAACAATGATTCTAATAATGTTATTAGTAGTAAAAAAGGCAAACCCAAAATACATTTTGAAAGTCTTAACCAAATTAACAATATGGAAGAGCAAGATAGCGACAATTATTACGTCAAAATAAAACCAACCAGGGGAAAAGACATAACTTATTTGGTAAGGGATGGGCAAGAATCTCAACAACAGTTGAAcgaagataataataaagttaCCTCTTTAAATGAcaattacaaaatattagaGAATAATGTAGAAACCACATATGGCGACTTTCAAAATGGATACAGGGAATTAAAAGATACATTCGAGGAAAGTGAGAATGAAGgtgaaaaatttaaatccCCTGAAGGAATAAGAAATTCatataaagataataataattattatagaaaaaaaagtgacaaagatttaaaaaaaaaaaataaagtaaatatatcacATGAATACTGTAACAAAAGCGAAAACAAGTTAAGTAAGTTTGAATTacgaaaatataattctttatttaatattaagggtaataatattaataaaaataattctaaAAAAACGAATCAGCACCAAATACATAATATCCGAAAATCACGAAAACATAAAACTGTTATAggatttgaaaaaaaacataataaaaccctcattaaaaataatgatggcaataataattattatgaagATTCCAATATTAGTGAAAATGACAtgttaattaataaaaatatagctgATTTATcaaaagatatatataatgatgcaaaaataataaaaaaaaattatgaaagaaataaatatttaattagaTATTCTGATATATTtgattcttttttaaatttaaaatttatacttGAAAATGGTACTCAGAGAAATTCTGTCTACAGTGATTACAATTTAGATGTAGCAGACAAAAATGGGAGCtctaaaaattatgacaTGAATAACCTTATTAATAGCTATAATACAAACAATAGCTCTTATTCAAACAGTTGTAAACCTTTTCTTACTAATGAAAAACTTCCCAATATATTCGATAAAGATATACAGAGGAATGATCATAGTGGGCATGAAGAGGAATACAAGATTAGTGACAAAAATTTAGAAACAGAAAAACAACCAGATGTAAAAATTGCACTATCTAAAAACCAAATAAACGATATAGTCTGTAGTATAGGTGCAAATGAGGATGAAGAGAAAGAACTATCCAAAAAAAGGGAGGGTGAAGGAATAAGAAAATTAGACATTTATACAAACACAGATatgtgtaaaaatatattgataaaTGATTCACTATCTGATAAAGAGcagataaagaaaattttaGAAGACATAGAGAAACAAAAATCAAatgatgaatataaaagaacaataaaaaatattaaagacGAATTTTGTATGTTTATTAATGAAatcaataataaaaaaaaattaacatgGGCTTTTGatggaaataaaacaaatacaaatttattaataaataaaaaaaatataaatgtttctaatgcatataaatatttatattcaaacgataatgaaaattatttttataaaaaatcagAAAGCGAAACATACTcgtataaaataaatttagataaaaataaagaatacTTAGATaatgttataaataaacaaagaAGTGTGTCATATTTAAATACTGATTCTTATCACAATAAACTATTGAGATACCAaacaaatgataatatttctaACAAATCAATGAAAACACAAGGTTCaaataattacaaaaaatttcaATCGTTATCATTGAGCAGTGGACAAAATAGGTTAAACAATTTCCTTCCACAATcggaagaagaaaataaaagtgaATCCcctaatatatacataggTAACCAAATAAACGACcctataaatgaaaatgtagATGATTCTACAAATATCGGGCCTCAGATACTTATAACAGAAGATTGTAATAAAGACAAAATATgtcaaattaaaaataatgttgtAACAGATCACGAGAAGCCTAAAGAATTAACAAATGATTTACAGTTAGATAAAGACAAAGATGCaattatgcattttttaaattcatataataaaaaaaataaaatatataaagatataaatacattatatGTTCCTGATAATGTATATCATGTCATTCcaaaaattaatagaaGTACTGagcaaaatatttttgatgattcaataaataatatttttaactattataaatataattttcttttatcaTTTAGTGAACATaatgattataataatattaccaAAAGTGGTAGTATTAAATATCCAAATATTTCAAGTAAATACTTTTCTCAAAAtggtataaatatagaacaTACCTCACTAAAGGAGGTATGTATTAATGATACTGAAAAAGAGGATCCCTTATATTCTATATctcaaaatgaaaaaaatatatatttaaataaatttcctaataatgaaaaaagagAACCACTATTaaattgttataaaaaagaaaaggaaGATAGTAATCTTccaaaaattaatttaatttgttcTGAAAAACCTTTATTTGGGTATGAAGATGCATATCAAATAGATGATTATGTAAATGggaaaattaatgaaaatattattcatgTCTATCCTATTAGATATTTAAGAATTAAACATGTTAAAACAACTGAAgtattattgtttattGCAATACTGTTATTAGTTATCTCTATCctttacaattttatcGCTTAA
- a CDS encoding mitochondrial import inner membrane translocase subunit TIM10, putative — protein MTENISKVNSTIVELLGMSDLFRRMQNSCWGKCIPDVHEPFLSVGETSCVDRCVHKYLEIHTLVGKNLQESQIMK, from the coding sequence ATGACTGAAAACATAAGCAAAGTTAATAGTACAATTGTTGAATTGTTGGGTATGTCTGATTTATTTAGAAGAATGCAAAATTCATGTTGGGGAAAATGCATACCCGATGTTCATGAGCCATTTTTATCAGTTGGTGAAACAAGCTGTGTTGATAGGTGtgttcataaatatttggaGATACATACATTGGTAggaaaaaatttacaagaATCACAAATTATGAAATAG